From the genome of Lutzomyia longipalpis isolate SR_M1_2022 chromosome 2, ASM2433408v1, one region includes:
- the LOC129788621 gene encoding cytochrome c oxidase subunit 6C, protein MKLTEIARAVATQVTDKPNKPQLRGLHHATIKRNLAVSLVLCTISVIAVKILHNDRRKANYAEFYKNYDAEAAYERMRKAGLFQAASADD, encoded by the exons ATGAAACTTACGGAGATTGCG AGAGCTGTCGCCACCCAGGTTACGGATAAGCCAAATAAGCCCCAATTGCGTGGACTCCATCATGCCACCATCAAGAGGAACCTCGCTGTTTCCCTTGTCCTCTGCACCATTTCCGTCATTGCCGTGAAGATTCTCCACAATGACCGAAGGAAGGCAAATTATGCCGAATTCTacaa aaattacGATGCTGAGGCTGCTTATGAGCGCATGAGGAAGGCTGGTTTGTTCCAGGCTGCCTCAGCTGATGATTAA
- the LOC129788619 gene encoding UV radiation resistance-associated gene protein encodes MLATQQLRLRSLTQITAGRVRCQAGCQIYFTLHLSTMSAPFYTSEKVDGGKEVARWQEIRSSTILKSSARSVCVRIWQHSLDAEHPESDCVLVFWGVYLSGLVKISNTNAVRENSLIFRLHGSWYTAAESVIECPNGEKGLALENGEVEKEDRILRDLSDPFRVRFLCREVPACHVNASYNIFNLLLLQQKQRQLKNRRESSKEVVDRISVKSPVCLNPTLIANSALFQAPRRNTGMGRQLTRLLNQQPERPDPEVILQAQKLRQKIEVAKFRVRLLSAERDRARTHVRQLEGRLGKMCDTNIETESWLMSMYRKLSRERDNFLQLKVACAAHHDTYDTVRTQLTKRRQHLLRELSDIYEVRQHDGGFFTINGISLPDSESFTDTIPALSVSVALGYAAHAVHMCSVILNIPLRNSIKLEGSRTRIVDNIKVLPETDRVFPLYCRIMPPPDVTQYAVFLLNQNIAQLQFQLGITKRDLRTTLANLMQLTKNAVLDVYSGKHSLELPAQSLSNYGSSVEINVPLSRNFSSNNDVPKGHRISRSMDNYQNENVFRDFKNHYMSDPVLYKKGK; translated from the exons ATGCTGGCGACACAGCAGCTACGCCTCCGGAGTCTCACACAGATCACAGCAGGTCGTGTGAGATGCCAAGCAGGATGTCAGATTTACTTCACTCTGCACCTGTCCACAATGTCGGCCCCCTTCTACACGAGCGAGAAAGTGGACGGCGGCAAGGAAGTGGCCAGATGGCAGGAGATACGCAGCTCTACAATTCTCAAATCATCCGCCCGATCTGTGTGTGTTCGTATCTGGCAGCACAGCCTCGACGCTGAGCACCCGGAGAGTGATTGTGTTCTCGTCTTCTGGGGCGTTTACTTGTCGGGTCTCGTGAAGATTTCCAACACAAATGCCGTGCGAGAGAATAGTCTGATCTTTCGGCTGCACGGGAGCTGGTACACAGCGGCTGAGAGTGTGATTGAATGCCCCAATGGGGAGAAAGGGCTGGCACTTGAGAATGGTGAGGTGGAGAAGGAAGATAGGATTCTCAGGGATCTCTCGGATCCCTTTAGGGTGCGCTTCCTCTGCCGGGAAGTGCCTGCCTGCCATGTGAATGCTAGTTACAACATATTCAATTTGCTGCTGTTGCAGCAGAAGCAGCGACAGTTGAAGAATAGGCGTGAAAGTTCCAAGGAGGTTGTCGATAGGATTTCCGTGAAGAGCCCCGTTTGCCTCAATCCCACCCTCATTGCCAATAGTGCCCTCTTTCAGGCGCCCCGACGAAACACGGGCATGGGGAGGCAGTTGACGCGATTACTCAATCAGCAACCCGAACGTCCGGATCCGGAGGTTATTCTGCAGGCACAGAAGCTACGGCAGAAGATTGAAGTGGCCAAGTTCCGCGTGCGCCTCCTGTCGGCTGAGCGAGATCGCGCCCGGACGCACGTTCGTCAACTCGAAGGGCGCCTTGGAAAGATGTGTGATACGAACATTGAGACTGAATCCTGGCTGATGTCCATGTACAGGAAGTTGAGTCGTGAACGTGATAACTTCCTGCAGCTGAAGGTGGCCTGTGCTGCACATCACGACACCTACGACACAGTCAGAACGCAACTGACCAAGAGACGGCAGCACCTACTCCGGGAACTCAGTGACATCTACGAGGTTCGGCAGCATGACGGTGGCTTCTTCACCATCAACGGGATCTCCCTGCCGGACTCGGAATCCTTCACAGATACCATTCCCGCCTTGTCCGTGAGCGTGGCACTCGGCTATGCCGCTCATGCTGTTCACATGTGTTCAGTTATCCTCAATATCCCCCTAAG gAACTCAATAAAACTCGAAGGTTCTAGAACGAGAATAGTGGACAATATTAAAGTTCTCCCAGAGACGGATCGAGT TTTCCCCCTCTACTGCCGCATCATGCCCCCACCGGATGTGACGCAGTACGCGGTATTTCTACTCAATCAAAATATAGCTCAACTGCAATTCCAGTTGGGCATTACAAAGAGAGACTTACGGACCACTCTTGCCAATCTCATGCAACTGACCAAGAATGCTGTACTGGACGTGTACAGTGGGAAGCACAGCCTGGAATTACCGGCGCAGAGTCTCTCGAATTATGGCTCTTCCGTGGAAATTAATGTTCCTCTAAGTAGGAATTTTTCCAGCAATAATGATGTGCCCAAAGGACATAG AATTTCTCGATCTATGGACAActatcaaaatgaaaatgtatttcgtGATTTCAAAAATCACTATATGTCTGATCCTGTTCTCTATAAGAAGGGAAAGTAA